Proteins co-encoded in one Burkholderia ambifaria AMMD genomic window:
- the fabD gene encoding ACP S-malonyltransferase produces the protein MKFAFVFPGQGSQSVGMLNAFADLAVVRETLQEASDALNQDIGKLIAEGPAEELNLTTNTQPVMLTAAYACYRAWQQAGGPAPSIVAGHSLGEYTALVAAGAIAFKDAVPLVRFRAQAMQTAVPVGQGGMAAILGLDDDTVRAVCAEAAAAGVVEAVNFNAPAQVVIAGAKAAVEKACEIAKAKGAKRALPLPVSAPFHSSLLKPASDQLRDYLASVDVKAPQIPVVNNIDVAVVSDPAAIKDALVRQAAGPVRWVECVQHIAGTGVTHVIECGPGKVLAGLTKRIDGNLVGASVFDPASLDEALKLATA, from the coding sequence ATGAAATTTGCATTCGTTTTTCCGGGGCAGGGCTCGCAGTCGGTCGGCATGCTCAACGCATTCGCCGATCTGGCCGTCGTGCGCGAGACGCTCCAGGAAGCATCCGATGCACTCAATCAGGATATCGGCAAGCTGATCGCCGAAGGTCCGGCCGAAGAGCTGAATCTGACCACCAACACGCAGCCGGTGATGCTGACGGCCGCCTACGCGTGCTATCGCGCGTGGCAGCAGGCCGGCGGCCCGGCGCCGTCGATCGTCGCGGGCCACAGCCTCGGCGAATACACGGCGCTCGTCGCGGCAGGCGCGATCGCGTTCAAGGACGCGGTGCCGCTCGTGCGCTTCCGTGCGCAGGCGATGCAGACGGCCGTGCCGGTCGGCCAGGGCGGCATGGCCGCGATCCTGGGCCTCGATGACGATACGGTGCGCGCGGTGTGCGCCGAAGCCGCGGCAGCGGGCGTCGTCGAAGCCGTGAACTTCAACGCGCCGGCGCAGGTCGTGATCGCGGGCGCGAAGGCGGCCGTCGAGAAGGCGTGCGAAATCGCGAAGGCGAAGGGCGCGAAGCGCGCGCTGCCGCTGCCGGTGTCGGCGCCGTTCCATTCGTCGTTGCTCAAGCCGGCGTCGGACCAGTTGCGCGACTATCTCGCGAGCGTCGACGTGAAGGCGCCGCAGATTCCGGTCGTCAACAACATCGACGTCGCGGTGGTCAGCGATCCGGCCGCGATCAAGGACGCGCTGGTGCGCCAGGCCGCGGGCCCCGTGCGCTGGGTCGAATGCGTGCAGCACATCGCGGGCACGGGCGTCACGCACGTGATCGAATGCGGTCCGGGCAAGGTGCTGGCGGGCCTCACGAAGCGCATCGACGGCAACCTGGTCGGCGCCTCGGTGTTCGATCCGGCTTCGCTCGACGAAGCACTGAAGCTGGCGACCGCCTGA
- the fabG gene encoding 3-oxoacyl-ACP reductase FabG, which produces MEKTLDKQVAIVTGASRGIGRAIALELARLGATVIGTATSESGAAAITARFAEAGVTGRGAVLNVNDAAAAEALIDATVKEFGALHVLVNNAGITQDQLAMRMKDEDWDAVIDTNLKSVFRLSRAVLRPMMKARGGRIINITSVVGSAGNPGQANYAAAKAGVAGMTRALAREIGSRGITVNCVAPGFIDTDMTKTLPEEQQAALKTQIPLGRLGSPEDIAHAVAFLASPQAGYITGTTLHVNGGMYMS; this is translated from the coding sequence ATGGAAAAGACTCTCGATAAACAGGTCGCGATCGTGACCGGCGCATCGCGCGGCATCGGCCGTGCGATCGCGCTCGAACTCGCGCGCCTGGGCGCGACCGTGATCGGCACCGCGACGAGCGAATCGGGCGCCGCCGCGATTACCGCCAGGTTCGCGGAAGCGGGCGTGACGGGCCGAGGCGCGGTGCTGAACGTCAACGACGCGGCGGCCGCCGAAGCGCTGATCGACGCGACCGTGAAGGAATTCGGCGCGCTCCACGTGCTCGTGAACAACGCCGGGATCACGCAGGACCAGCTCGCGATGCGCATGAAGGACGAGGACTGGGACGCGGTGATCGACACCAACCTGAAGTCGGTGTTCCGCCTGTCGCGCGCGGTGCTGCGGCCGATGATGAAGGCCCGCGGCGGCCGCATCATCAACATCACGTCGGTGGTCGGTTCGGCCGGCAACCCGGGCCAGGCCAACTACGCGGCCGCGAAGGCCGGCGTCGCGGGCATGACCCGCGCGCTCGCGCGCGAAATCGGCAGCCGTGGCATCACGGTGAACTGCGTCGCGCCGGGCTTCATCGACACCGACATGACGAAGACCCTGCCGGAAGAACAGCAGGCCGCGCTCAAGACCCAGATTCCGCTCGGCCGACTCGGCAGCCCGGAAGACATCGCCCATGCCGTCGCGTTCCTCGCATCGCCGCAGGCCGGTTACATCACCGGCACGACGCTGCACGTGAACGGCGGCATGTACATGTCGTAA
- the acpP gene encoding acyl carrier protein codes for MDNIEQRVKKIVAEQLGVAEAEIKNEASFVNDLGADSLDTVELVMALEDEFGMEIPDEEAEKITTVQQAIDYARANVKA; via the coding sequence ATGGATAACATCGAACAACGTGTCAAGAAGATCGTCGCTGAGCAACTGGGCGTCGCGGAAGCCGAGATCAAGAACGAAGCATCGTTCGTGAACGATCTGGGTGCTGACTCGCTCGACACGGTCGAACTGGTGATGGCGCTCGAAGACGAGTTCGGCATGGAAATCCCGGACGAAGAAGCAGAGAAGATCACGACGGTTCAGCAAGCGATCGACTACGCTCGCGCAAACGTCAAGGCATAA